The Streptomyces sp. CC0208 genome window below encodes:
- the moeZ gene encoding adenylyltransferase/sulfurtransferase MoeZ has product MSLPPLVEPAAELTVDEVRRYSRHLIIPDVGMDGQKRLKNAKVLCVGAGGLGSPALMYLAAAGVGTLGIVEFDEVDESNLQRQIIHSQADIGRSKAESARDSVLGINPYVNVVLHEERLEADNVMDIFSQYDLIVDGTDNFATRYLVNDACVLLNKPYVWGSIYRFDGQASVFWSEHGPCYRCLYPEPPPPGMVPSCAEGGVLGVLCASIGSIQVNEAIKLLAGIGEPLVGRLMIYDALEMQYRQVKVRKDPNCAVCGENPTVTELIDYEAFCGVVSEEAQEAAAGSTITPKQLKEWIDDGENIEIIDVREINEYEIVSIPGAKLIPKNEFLMGTALEGLPQDKKIVLHCKTGVRSAEVLAVLKSAGFSDAVHVGGGVIGWVNQIEPHKPVY; this is encoded by the coding sequence GTGTCGCTGCCACCCCTGGTCGAGCCCGCTGCCGAGCTCACCGTAGACGAGGTCCGCAGGTACTCCCGCCACCTGATCATCCCCGATGTCGGGATGGACGGGCAGAAGCGGCTGAAGAACGCCAAGGTGCTCTGTGTGGGCGCCGGCGGCCTGGGCTCGCCGGCGCTGATGTACCTGGCCGCGGCGGGCGTCGGCACGCTCGGCATCGTGGAGTTCGACGAGGTCGACGAGTCGAACCTGCAGCGCCAGATCATCCACAGCCAGGCCGACATCGGCCGCTCCAAGGCCGAGTCCGCCCGTGACTCCGTCCTCGGCATCAACCCGTACGTGAACGTGGTCCTTCACGAGGAGCGGCTCGAGGCCGACAACGTGATGGACATCTTCAGCCAGTACGACCTGATCGTCGACGGCACCGACAACTTCGCGACCCGCTACCTGGTCAACGACGCGTGTGTGCTGCTGAACAAGCCGTACGTCTGGGGCTCGATCTACCGCTTCGACGGCCAGGCCTCCGTCTTCTGGTCCGAGCACGGTCCCTGCTACCGCTGCCTCTACCCGGAGCCCCCGCCCCCCGGCATGGTCCCCTCCTGCGCCGAGGGCGGCGTGCTGGGCGTGCTGTGCGCGTCCATCGGCTCCATCCAGGTCAACGAGGCCATCAAGCTCCTCGCGGGCATCGGTGAGCCCCTCGTCGGCCGCCTGATGATCTACGACGCCCTGGAGATGCAGTACCGCCAGGTCAAGGTCCGCAAGGACCCGAACTGCGCGGTCTGCGGCGAGAACCCGACCGTCACCGAGCTCATCGACTACGAGGCCTTCTGCGGCGTCGTCTCCGAGGAGGCCCAGGAGGCGGCCGCCGGCTCGACGATCACTCCCAAGCAGCTCAAGGAGTGGATCGACGACGGCGAGAACATCGAGATCATCGACGTCCGCGAGATCAACGAGTACGAGATCGTCTCCATCCCGGGCGCCAAGCTGATCCCCAAGAACGAGTTCCTCATGGGCACCGCCCTGGAGGGCCTCCCGCAGGACAAGAAGATCGTCCTGCACTGCAAGACGGGTGTCCGCAGTGCGGAAGTCCTCGCGGTCCTGAAGTCCGCGGGCTTCTCCGACGCCGTCCACGTCGGCGGCGGCGTGATCGGCTGGGTCAACCAGATCGAGCCGCACAAGCCGGTCTACTAG
- a CDS encoding spherulation-specific family 4 protein, with the protein MPHLTSTKTSTSSTELRTGLGVPGFAHPLVAPAEWAELTRPGTPVHWAVLDVADGPGARPDPHCLEAAGRLRNAGVRVLGRLDSAYGTRTYGETVSEGQRYIDWYQVDGFLLDRCPTERATLPDVRRTVSTLRAVGDDAHIVLGHGTHPHPGYAENADQLVTFSGSWSDYRWSQVAEWTADYPPDRFCHLVHGVPGPHLEEALRIARWQGAATIWFTDRTDRGGRVDPWEAMPGYWDEIVSRIGTGVSE; encoded by the coding sequence ATGCCGCATCTGACCAGCACGAAGACAAGCACGTCGAGCACCGAACTGCGCACCGGCCTCGGCGTCCCCGGCTTCGCCCACCCCCTGGTCGCCCCCGCCGAATGGGCCGAACTGACCCGCCCCGGCACCCCCGTGCACTGGGCGGTCCTCGATGTCGCCGACGGCCCCGGCGCCCGCCCCGACCCGCACTGCCTCGAAGCGGCCGGCCGGCTGCGCAACGCGGGCGTCCGCGTCCTCGGCCGCCTCGACAGCGCCTACGGGACCCGCACCTACGGCGAGACGGTCTCCGAGGGCCAGCGCTACATCGACTGGTACCAGGTCGACGGCTTCCTCCTGGACCGCTGTCCGACCGAACGCGCCACGCTCCCCGACGTCCGCCGCACCGTCTCCACCCTCCGCGCGGTCGGTGACGATGCCCACATCGTCCTCGGCCACGGCACCCACCCCCACCCCGGTTACGCCGAGAACGCCGACCAGTTGGTCACCTTCTCCGGCTCCTGGAGCGACTACCGCTGGTCGCAGGTGGCCGAGTGGACCGCCGACTACCCGCCCGACCGCTTCTGCCATCTCGTCCACGGAGTGCCCGGACCGCACCTCGAGGAGGCACTGCGGATCGCCCGCTGGCAGGGCGCCGCCACGATCTGGTTCACCGACCGCACGGACCGCGGCGGCCGCGTCGACCCCTGGGAGGCCATGCCCGGCTACTGGGACGAGATCGTCTCGCGGATCGGAACGGGTGTCTCGGAATGA
- a CDS encoding NAD-dependent epimerase/dehydratase — MRVLLIGANGYLGRFVADRLLADPAVQLTALGRGDDADVRFDLASGSPGALTRFLDAVHPGVVVNCAGATRGGARELTRHNTVAVATVCEALRRSGCGARLVQIGCGAEYGPSQPGSSTAEDAVPRPGGPYGVSKLAATELVLGSGLDAVVLRVFSPAGPGTPAGSPLGRLAEAMRRAMQSGDGELKLGGLGAQRDFVDVRDVARAVHAASLSAAQGVINIGSGRAVRLRDAAAVLARVAGYGGALHELDGPPGPLRATIGHPRSEPDHAAPVAYPYPDGCGSWQQADVRTARDRLGWRPRINLEESLADIWMEAACRI; from the coding sequence ATGAGAGTCCTGCTGATCGGAGCCAACGGCTACCTCGGCCGCTTCGTCGCCGACCGCCTGCTCGCCGACCCCGCTGTCCAGCTCACCGCCCTCGGCCGCGGTGACGACGCCGACGTCCGCTTCGACCTCGCGTCCGGCAGCCCCGGCGCCCTCACCCGCTTCCTCGACGCGGTCCATCCGGGCGTCGTCGTCAACTGCGCCGGCGCCACCCGCGGCGGCGCCCGCGAACTCACCCGCCACAACACGGTCGCCGTCGCCACCGTCTGCGAGGCCCTGCGCCGCAGCGGCTGCGGAGCTCGTCTGGTGCAGATCGGCTGCGGCGCCGAGTACGGGCCCAGCCAGCCCGGCTCCTCCACGGCCGAGGACGCCGTCCCGCGCCCCGGCGGCCCGTACGGCGTCAGCAAACTCGCCGCCACCGAACTGGTCCTCGGCTCCGGCCTGGACGCGGTCGTCCTGCGCGTCTTCTCACCGGCCGGCCCCGGTACCCCCGCGGGCTCACCGCTCGGCCGTCTGGCCGAGGCCATGCGCCGCGCCATGCAGTCCGGCGACGGCGAACTCAAGCTCGGCGGACTCGGCGCCCAACGCGACTTCGTCGACGTCCGCGATGTGGCCCGCGCCGTCCATGCGGCCTCGCTCTCCGCCGCACAGGGCGTCATCAACATCGGTTCGGGCCGAGCCGTCCGCCTCCGCGACGCCGCCGCCGTCCTGGCCCGGGTCGCCGGATACGGCGGCGCCCTCCATGAACTCGACGGCCCTCCCGGCCCGCTGAGGGCGACCATCGGCCACCCCCGCTCGGAGCCCGACCACGCGGCACCCGTCGCGTACCCGTACCCCGACGGCTGCGGCAGCTGGCAGCAGGCCGATGTGCGCACCGCGCGCGACCGGCTCGGCTGGCGCCCCCGCATCAACCTCGAAGAGTCTCTCGCCGACATCTGGATGGAGGCGGCATGCCGCATCTGA
- a CDS encoding DUF3492 domain-containing protein, which translates to MRIGLLTEGGYPYVSGDARLWCDRLVRGLEQHEFDIYALSRSEHQEDEGWVQLPPQVGRVITAPLWTAEDDGVVYGRRARRRFAESYGELASALCEGAVGDTSGESSATEADRFANALYGLAELARDEGGLVGALRSETAVRALERACRAPGARQTARAARVPELLAVAGHLERALRPLSLDWYEDDGLGAVDLCHATSGGPAALPGLLAHHFCGVPLLVTEYGVRLRTHYLADTESPPAVRSLLTAFHGRLATETYRRAAVVTPGNTHARRWQERCGADRAKLRTVYPGMDAARFTEVGESAECVDPDALVWVGRIEPAKDLISLLHAFAEVRKEEPKTRLRIVGAPTGPEGAAYLGHCKALAAQLFPDEAEGLHAVGDNPVCFEEIGGPEVPTLADAYASGAVTVLSSVVEGFPITLVEAMFCGRATVSTDVGAVVEVIGGTGLVVPPRNPKALAEACVTLLRDPERRERLGAAARARALELFTVEQNITAFHGIYLEIVSHTPVRRVVLDNTGEPLPFAAPAEAHVPGRWTEHSTRVVARGGPGWAAGPPVRATPPFAAPEGATG; encoded by the coding sequence GTGCGCATAGGACTGCTTACGGAGGGTGGCTATCCGTATGTGAGCGGTGACGCCAGGCTCTGGTGCGACCGGCTCGTGCGCGGGCTCGAGCAGCATGAGTTCGACATCTATGCGCTCAGCCGCAGCGAGCACCAGGAGGACGAGGGCTGGGTCCAACTGCCACCGCAGGTCGGCAGGGTCATCACGGCCCCGCTGTGGACCGCGGAGGACGACGGCGTGGTGTACGGGCGGCGCGCGCGCCGTCGGTTCGCCGAGTCGTACGGCGAGTTGGCGTCGGCACTGTGCGAAGGGGCGGTCGGCGACACCTCGGGGGAGTCGTCGGCCACGGAGGCGGACCGTTTCGCCAACGCCCTGTACGGACTCGCCGAACTCGCCCGCGACGAGGGCGGGCTGGTCGGAGCGCTCCGCTCCGAGACCGCCGTACGAGCCCTGGAGCGCGCCTGTCGTGCGCCCGGCGCCCGGCAGACGGCGCGCGCGGCGCGGGTACCGGAGCTGCTCGCCGTGGCCGGACACCTGGAGCGCGCCCTGCGCCCCCTGTCCCTCGACTGGTACGAGGACGACGGCCTCGGCGCGGTCGACCTGTGCCACGCGACCTCCGGCGGCCCGGCCGCCCTGCCCGGGCTCCTCGCGCACCACTTCTGCGGTGTGCCGCTGCTGGTCACGGAGTACGGGGTACGGCTGCGCACGCACTACCTGGCCGACACCGAGTCCCCGCCCGCCGTACGGAGCCTGCTCACCGCCTTCCACGGCCGGCTGGCCACCGAGACCTACCGGCGGGCGGCGGTCGTCACGCCCGGCAACACCCACGCCCGCCGCTGGCAGGAGCGCTGTGGCGCCGACCGCGCGAAGCTGCGCACGGTCTACCCGGGCATGGACGCCGCCCGCTTCACGGAGGTGGGCGAGTCCGCGGAGTGCGTGGACCCGGACGCGCTGGTCTGGGTCGGCCGGATCGAACCCGCCAAGGACCTGATCTCCCTGCTCCACGCCTTCGCGGAGGTCCGCAAGGAGGAGCCCAAGACCCGGCTGAGAATCGTCGGCGCGCCCACCGGCCCCGAGGGCGCGGCCTATCTCGGGCACTGCAAGGCGCTGGCCGCGCAGCTCTTCCCCGACGAGGCGGAGGGGCTGCACGCCGTCGGCGACAACCCCGTCTGCTTCGAGGAGATCGGCGGGCCCGAGGTGCCGACCCTCGCCGACGCGTACGCCTCGGGCGCGGTCACCGTCCTGTCCAGTGTCGTCGAGGGCTTCCCGATCACCCTCGTCGAGGCGATGTTCTGCGGCCGGGCCACCGTGTCCACCGACGTCGGAGCGGTCGTGGAGGTCATCGGCGGCACAGGGCTCGTCGTCCCGCCCCGCAACCCGAAGGCGCTCGCGGAGGCGTGCGTCACGCTGCTGCGCGACCCCGAGCGCCGAGAGCGCCTGGGCGCCGCCGCACGCGCCCGGGCGCTCGAACTGTTCACCGTGGAACAGAACATCACGGCATTTCACGGCATTTACCTGGAGATCGTCTCGCACACCCCGGTCCGCCGGGTCGTCCTGGACAACACCGGCGAGCCCCTGCCCTTCGCCGCACCCGCCGAAGCCCATGTACCCGGCCGCTGGACCGAGCACAGCACTCGTGTCGTGGCCCGAGGCGGCCCCGGCTGGGCCGCGGGACCACCGGTCCGCGCGACGCCTCCCTTCGCCGCCCCGGAAGGAGCGACCGGATGA
- a CDS encoding ABC transporter ATP-binding protein — MSLVHVTNLTVEFGDLRAVDGLSFRLEQGAALALVGESGSGKSTVASALLGLHRGTGARVGGSVEVAGVDVQQASDEELRRLRGAKAAMVFQDPLSSLDPYYAIGDQIAEVYRVHTRGSRRAARARAVEVLDRVGIPDAVRRSRSRPHEFSGGMRQRALIAMALACEPALLIADEPTTALDVTVQAQILDLLHTLRRQTGMGLLIVTHDVGVAAESVDDVLVMRHGRAVEQGPVAAVLGAPGEAYTRELLAAVPRLDAPRAPSRASDEVVLEAKGLRREFGRGKKAFAAVDDVSLTVRRGETLGVVGESGSGKTTLGRMLVGLLEPTAGEVRHDGHARVGVNPAVQMVFQDPVSSLNPRRSVGESIADPLRARGERDEQRIRGRVTELLERVGLEGAHYDRYPHEFSGGQRQRVGIARALAADPRVIVCDEPVSALDVTTQAQVVALLGELQRELGLALVFVAHDLAVVRQVSDRVAVMRRGRIVEQGPADEVYESPRDPYTQQLLAAVPALDPHIAARRRAERREVAVT; from the coding sequence ATGAGCCTCGTCCATGTCACAAACCTGACCGTCGAGTTCGGCGACCTGCGCGCCGTCGACGGCCTCTCCTTCCGCCTGGAGCAGGGCGCGGCCCTCGCTCTGGTCGGCGAGTCCGGCTCCGGCAAGTCCACCGTCGCCTCGGCCCTGCTCGGGCTGCACCGCGGCACGGGCGCGCGCGTGGGCGGCTCGGTCGAGGTCGCCGGAGTGGACGTACAGCAGGCGTCGGACGAGGAACTGCGGCGGCTGCGGGGCGCGAAGGCCGCGATGGTCTTCCAGGACCCGCTGTCGTCCCTGGACCCCTACTACGCGATCGGCGACCAGATCGCCGAGGTGTACCGCGTGCACACGCGTGGGTCGCGACGAGCGGCACGCGCGCGTGCGGTGGAGGTGCTGGACCGGGTCGGCATTCCGGACGCCGTACGGCGATCCCGGTCCCGTCCGCACGAGTTCAGCGGCGGCATGCGCCAGCGCGCCCTCATCGCGATGGCACTGGCCTGCGAGCCCGCCCTGCTGATCGCCGACGAGCCGACCACCGCGCTCGACGTGACGGTCCAGGCGCAGATCCTCGACCTGCTGCACACGCTGCGCCGGCAGACCGGCATGGGCCTGCTGATCGTCACGCACGACGTGGGTGTCGCCGCCGAGAGCGTCGATGACGTGCTCGTCATGCGGCACGGTCGCGCGGTCGAGCAGGGGCCGGTCGCCGCGGTGCTCGGGGCGCCGGGAGAGGCGTACACGCGCGAACTGCTCGCCGCGGTACCGCGCCTGGACGCGCCGCGGGCACCTTCCCGGGCATCCGACGAGGTGGTCCTCGAAGCGAAGGGCCTGAGGCGCGAGTTCGGCCGCGGCAAGAAGGCCTTCGCGGCCGTCGACGACGTCTCGCTGACCGTCCGCCGGGGCGAGACCCTCGGCGTCGTCGGCGAGAGCGGCAGCGGCAAGACCACGCTGGGGCGAATGCTGGTCGGCCTGCTGGAGCCGACGGCGGGGGAGGTCCGTCACGACGGCCACGCGCGCGTGGGCGTGAACCCGGCCGTGCAGATGGTCTTCCAGGACCCTGTCTCCTCCCTCAACCCCCGCCGCAGCGTGGGCGAGTCCATCGCCGACCCGCTCCGCGCGCGGGGCGAGAGGGACGAGCAGCGGATCAGGGGGCGCGTGACGGAACTCCTGGAGCGCGTGGGGCTCGAAGGGGCGCACTACGACCGCTACCCGCACGAGTTCAGCGGCGGCCAGCGCCAGCGCGTGGGCATCGCCCGGGCGCTCGCGGCCGACCCGCGCGTCATCGTCTGCGACGAACCGGTCTCCGCCCTCGACGTCACCACCCAGGCCCAGGTGGTGGCCCTGCTCGGCGAGTTGCAGCGGGAGCTCGGACTCGCGCTGGTCTTCGTCGCGCACGACCTCGCCGTCGTACGCCAGGTCAGCGACCGCGTCGCCGTGATGCGACGCGGCCGGATCGTCGAACAGGGGCCGGCGGACGAGGTCTACGAAAGCCCGCGGGACCCGTACACCCAGCAACTCCTGGCCGCCGTACCGGCGCTCGATCCGCACATCGCGGCCCGGCGCAGGGCGGAGCGCCGGGAAGTGGCCGTGACCTGA
- a CDS encoding ABC transporter permease, giving the protein MSGFTAFALRRAVSAVLTLLALSVIIYVVFYATPGNVAQITCGPRCSPEQVHQVAQQLRLDDPLYLRYWHFLQGIVAGHDYSTGTSVEHCPAPCLGLSYQSDQQVTRIILNKLPVSLSLVVGAMVLWLLLGVGTGVLSAWRRGRFTERALTGITLAGVATPVFVIGLVLMIVVCGQLELLPFPEYVSFSDDPEQWMWGLLLPWVTLALGEAAYFARLTRASMLETLAEDHIRTFRAYGVGERSIVGRHALRGALAPIIALNANDFGSAMGGAVLVESLFGLPGIGQELVHAVTVVDLPVVVGMVLVIGFFVVLANAVADVLYAVADRRVVLV; this is encoded by the coding sequence ATGAGCGGCTTCACCGCATTCGCCCTGCGCCGGGCCGTGAGCGCCGTACTCACCCTCCTCGCCCTCTCGGTGATCATCTACGTCGTCTTCTACGCCACCCCCGGCAACGTCGCCCAGATCACCTGCGGCCCACGCTGCTCGCCGGAACAGGTGCACCAGGTCGCCCAGCAACTCCGGCTCGACGACCCGCTCTACCTTCGCTACTGGCACTTCCTCCAGGGCATCGTCGCGGGCCACGACTACTCCACCGGCACCTCCGTCGAACACTGCCCGGCGCCCTGCCTCGGGCTGTCGTACCAGAGCGACCAGCAGGTCACCCGGATCATCCTGAACAAGCTGCCCGTCAGCCTGTCGCTGGTGGTCGGCGCGATGGTGCTCTGGCTGCTGCTGGGCGTCGGCACCGGCGTGCTCTCCGCCTGGCGGCGCGGCCGGTTCACCGAGCGCGCGCTGACCGGCATCACCCTCGCCGGCGTCGCCACGCCCGTGTTCGTCATCGGCCTCGTCCTGATGATCGTGGTCTGCGGACAGCTGGAACTGCTGCCCTTCCCGGAGTACGTCTCCTTCTCCGACGACCCCGAACAGTGGATGTGGGGTCTGCTGCTGCCCTGGGTCACGCTCGCCCTCGGCGAGGCGGCCTACTTCGCCCGGCTGACCCGGGCGTCGATGCTGGAGACGCTCGCCGAGGACCACATCCGCACCTTCCGCGCCTACGGCGTCGGCGAGCGGTCGATCGTCGGCCGGCACGCCCTGCGCGGCGCCCTGGCTCCGATCATCGCCCTGAACGCCAACGACTTCGGCAGCGCGATGGGCGGGGCCGTCCTCGTCGAGTCGCTGTTCGGCCTGCCCGGCATCGGCCAGGAACTGGTCCACGCCGTCACCGTCGTCGACCTCCCGGTCGTCGTCGGGATGGTTCTGGTCATCGGCTTCTTCGTGGTGCTCGCCAACGCCGTCGCGGACGTCCTGTACGCGGTGGCCGACCGACGGGTGGTGCTCGTATGA
- a CDS encoding ABC transporter permease: MSEALVATEVPEASVPGASGARQFWRRLRAQRAAMVAAVVVALLVLVALGAPLLTALEGQDPTTYHPSLIDSARGGVPIGSFGGVSGDHWLGVEPQTGRDLFARLVYGARVSLGVALAATAVQVFLGVVVGVAAALGNRWVDQLLSRITDIIVAMPLMIMALALLAIVPSSFPRPVLVALIIGFVAWGTIGKIARAQTLTLKELDYVAAARLSGWGTLRIARRELLPGLAAPVITYAALMVPANIAIEASLSFLGVGVKPPTPSWGQMLTSADVWYQAAPQYLLLPAAALFVTVLALTVLGDGVRTALDPRAASRLRVGTGRRQESKADTSEARKPEAGESEPRKSEAAKEGTA; this comes from the coding sequence ATGAGCGAGGCACTTGTCGCCACCGAGGTCCCCGAGGCATCTGTCCCGGGGGCCTCGGGGGCCCGTCAGTTCTGGCGACGGCTGCGGGCGCAGCGCGCCGCCATGGTCGCGGCCGTCGTCGTCGCGCTGCTCGTCCTGGTCGCCCTCGGGGCGCCCCTGCTCACCGCGCTGGAGGGCCAGGACCCGACCACCTACCATCCGTCGCTCATCGACTCCGCGCGCGGAGGCGTGCCCATCGGGTCCTTCGGGGGCGTGAGCGGGGACCACTGGCTCGGCGTCGAGCCCCAGACCGGACGCGACCTGTTCGCGCGCCTGGTGTACGGCGCCCGGGTCTCCCTGGGCGTCGCGCTGGCCGCGACCGCCGTACAGGTCTTCCTCGGTGTCGTCGTCGGTGTCGCGGCCGCGCTCGGCAACCGATGGGTTGATCAACTGTTGAGCCGGATCACCGACATCATCGTGGCCATGCCGTTGATGATCATGGCATTGGCACTGCTGGCCATCGTGCCGAGCAGCTTCCCCCGGCCGGTCCTGGTCGCGCTCATCATCGGTTTCGTCGCCTGGGGCACGATCGGCAAGATCGCCCGCGCACAGACCCTCACCCTCAAGGAACTCGACTACGTGGCCGCCGCCCGGCTCAGCGGCTGGGGCACCCTGCGGATAGCCCGCCGGGAACTGCTGCCCGGACTCGCCGCTCCCGTCATCACCTACGCGGCCCTCATGGTGCCCGCGAACATCGCCATCGAGGCGTCCCTGTCCTTCCTCGGTGTCGGCGTCAAGCCGCCCACCCCGTCCTGGGGACAGATGCTCACCTCGGCCGACGTCTGGTACCAGGCGGCCCCGCAGTACCTGCTGCTGCCCGCGGCCGCGCTGTTCGTCACCGTCCTCGCGCTCACCGTCCTCGGCGACGGCGTCCGCACCGCCCTCGACCCGCGCGCGGCCTCCCGACTGCGCGTCGGCACGGGCCGCAGACAGGAGTCCAAGGCCGACACGTCCGAGGCCCGCAAGCCCGAGGCCGGCGAGTCCGAGCCCCGTAAGTCCGAGGCCGCCAAGGAGGGCACCGCATGA
- a CDS encoding ABC transporter substrate-binding protein, producing the protein MRQPSLTARRMAAVSVSLVLAAGAAACGPEDNDAKSSGGDSTPHKGGTLTVLNSNPQQDFDPARLYTSGGGNVPSLVFRTLTTRNRENGAAGAKVVPDLATDTGRPSKDATVWTYTLKKGLKYEDGTAITSADIKYGIERSFAPELSGGAPYLRDWLVGAADYQGPYKDKKGLAAIETPDERTLVFHLNKPEGEFPYLATQTQFTPVPKAKDTGTKYEEHPVSSGPYKVVTNQNDGEHLVLERNTYWSASTDAERKAYPDRIDVKSGLDSSVINQRLSSSQGADAAAVTTDTNLGPAELAKVTGDKELASRVGTGHFGYTNYIAFNPTVKPFDNVKVRQAISYAIDRSSVVNAAGGSALAESATTFLPNQKSFGYEPYDLFPAGATGNAAKAKELLKQAGHPNGLTVTLTHSNSKDFETSPEIATAVQDALKKAGITVKLQGLEENDYSDTIHSVKTEPGFFLAHWGADWPSGGPFLAPIFDGRQIVKDGANFNTGLLNDKSVNDEIDAINKLTDLDAAAKRWGALDKKIGEQALTVPLFHPVYKRLYGKDIKNVVISDWTGVLDISQVAVK; encoded by the coding sequence ATGCGTCAACCGTCCCTCACAGCGCGCCGCATGGCCGCGGTATCCGTAAGCCTGGTTCTGGCAGCGGGCGCCGCCGCCTGCGGCCCGGAGGACAACGATGCCAAGAGCTCCGGTGGCGACTCCACGCCCCACAAGGGCGGCACCCTGACGGTCCTGAACTCCAACCCGCAGCAGGACTTCGACCCGGCCCGCCTCTACACCTCCGGCGGCGGCAACGTGCCCTCGCTCGTCTTCCGCACCCTCACCACCCGCAACCGCGAGAACGGCGCCGCCGGCGCCAAGGTCGTTCCCGACCTCGCCACCGACACCGGGCGCCCCAGCAAGGACGCGACCGTGTGGACGTACACCCTGAAGAAGGGCCTCAAGTACGAGGACGGCACCGCGATCACCTCGGCCGACATCAAGTACGGCATCGAGCGCTCCTTCGCGCCCGAACTCTCCGGCGGCGCCCCCTACCTGCGGGACTGGCTGGTCGGCGCGGCCGACTACCAGGGGCCGTACAAGGACAAGAAGGGCCTCGCGGCGATCGAGACGCCGGACGAGCGCACCCTCGTCTTCCACCTGAACAAGCCCGAGGGCGAGTTCCCGTACCTGGCCACGCAGACGCAGTTCACGCCCGTCCCCAAGGCCAAGGACACCGGTACGAAGTACGAGGAGCACCCGGTCTCGTCCGGCCCGTACAAGGTCGTCACGAACCAGAACGACGGTGAGCATCTCGTCCTGGAGCGCAACACGTACTGGTCCGCCTCGACGGACGCCGAGCGCAAGGCGTACCCGGACCGGATCGACGTCAAGTCCGGGCTCGACTCGTCGGTGATCAACCAGCGGCTGTCGTCGTCCCAAGGGGCGGACGCGGCCGCGGTCACCACGGACACCAACCTCGGCCCGGCCGAGCTCGCCAAGGTGACGGGGGACAAGGAGCTCGCCTCCCGCGTGGGCACCGGGCACTTCGGCTACACGAACTACATAGCGTTCAACCCGACGGTCAAGCCGTTCGACAACGTCAAGGTGCGGCAGGCCATCTCGTACGCCATCGACCGCTCCTCCGTGGTCAACGCGGCCGGCGGCAGCGCGCTCGCCGAGTCCGCCACCACCTTCCTGCCGAACCAGAAGTCCTTCGGCTACGAGCCGTACGACCTCTTCCCGGCGGGCGCGACGGGCAACGCGGCCAAGGCCAAGGAGCTGCTGAAGCAGGCCGGTCACCCGAACGGGCTCACAGTCACGCTGACGCACTCCAATTCCAAGGACTTCGAGACCAGCCCCGAGATCGCGACCGCGGTCCAGGACGCGCTCAAGAAGGCCGGCATCACGGTCAAGCTGCAGGGTCTTGAGGAGAACGACTACTCGGACACGATCCACAGCGTGAAGACCGAGCCCGGTTTCTTCCTCGCCCACTGGGGTGCCGACTGGCCCTCCGGCGGTCCCTTCCTCGCGCCGATCTTCGACGGCCGGCAGATCGTCAAGGACGGCGCGAACTTCAACACGGGCCTGCTCAATGACAAGTCGGTCAATGACGAGATTGACGCGATCAACAAGTTGACCGACCTTGACGCTGCCGCCAAGCGATGGGGTGCACTGGACAAGAAGATCGGCGAGCAGGCGCTGACCGTGCCGCTGTTCCACCCGGTCTACAAGCGCCTGTACGGCAAGGACATCAAGAACGTCGTGATCAGCGACTGGACCGGTGTTCTGGACATCTCGCAGGTCGCGGTCAAGTAA
- a CDS encoding Ms4533A family Cys-rich leader peptide, whose translation MWSSHAVNNSAAIQLALIGVTPLCVADILCR comes from the coding sequence ATGTGGTCTAGTCATGCCGTCAACAACAGCGCCGCCATTCAGCTGGCGCTCATCGGTGTGACCCCGCTCTGTGTGGCCGACATTCTCTGTCGCTGA